Proteins encoded within one genomic window of Triticum aestivum cultivar Chinese Spring chromosome 2D, IWGSC CS RefSeq v2.1, whole genome shotgun sequence:
- the LOC123049529 gene encoding uncharacterized protein, with protein MRLLVGIVRLVALMLMLVVGLSVHQAVGVGAIRLHDRRTHGEQWAEERMQMRSYMTMDYTRVKRRTPKHN; from the exons ATGAGGTTACTAGTTGGGATTGTGAGGCTTGTTGCTCTGATGTTGATGTTGGTCGTCGGTTTGTCAGTTCACCAGGCGGTAGGAGTTG GTGCTATCAGGCTGCACGACAGAAGGACGCACGGGGAGCAGTGGGCGGAGGAGAGGATGCAGATGAGGTCCTACATGACCATGGACTACACCCGCGTCAAGCGGCGCACGCCCAAGCACAACTGA
- the LOC123053672 gene encoding mitochondrial inner membrane protease ATP23, with protein sequence MAAAAGDCGSVPRKTTRAEAPSASDVPPVPRHIMPHEECVAGVRSALKDPTVRFLRERMEKAGCTVWPMLIRAATCASAGGYASREGIEVCCNHMEYPDQITQTITHELIHAYDDCVGKNMDWTNCAHHACSEIRANHLSGNCHYKRELMKGFLKIRGHEPECVKRRSLESVKNNPYCSETAAKDAIEAVWNICYNDTRPFDRAP encoded by the exons ATGGCGGCGGCCGCGGGTGACTGCGGCAGCGTGCCGCGGAAGACCACCAGAGCGGAGGCACCTTCCGCCTCTGATGTCCCGCCCGTACCCCGGCATATCATGCCGCACGAGGAGTGCGTCGCCGGCGTCCGCTCGGCTCTCAAAG ATCCGACGGTGCGGTTCCTGAGGGAGCGGATGGAGAAGGCCGGGTGCACCGTGTGGCCGATGCTGATCCGGGCGGCCACCTGCGCCTCTGCCGGGGGCTACGCAAGCCGCGAGGGG ATAGAAGTTTGCTGTAATCACATGGAATATCCCGATCAGATAACTCAGACCATAACTCATGAGTTAATACATGCTTATGATGACTGTGTTGGCAAGAACATGGACTGGACGAACTGCGCTCACCATGCTTGCTCTGAG ATTCGAGCTAATCATCTTAGTGGCAATTGCCATTACAAACGGGAACTGATGAAAGGCTTCCTGAAGATAAGGGGGCATGAGCCT GAATGTGTTAAAAGACGTTCGCTGGAATCTGTCAAGAACAACCCTTACTGTTCAGAGACAGCTGCAAAGGATGCAATTGAGGCTGTGTGGAATATATGCTACAACGACACACGCCCGTTTGATAGGGCTCCATGA